One genomic window of Nisaea sp. includes the following:
- a CDS encoding glycosyltransferase: protein MRILFGWEFGAGLGHINRIKPIARALRERGAEIFLALQETERADAFWDPGTGKLPDGYHLLPIPRWNMPSDPKARTVPTHSFADVLNLIGYGNEGGFAARLEAWSGLFDAVRPDLVIGDFSPTMNIAARGRIPSLTIGNGYTMPPGGRPMPPIRPWQDALEDFSKKHEAKLLAIINKVLRLRGEGQLPYLSDAFHGDRSFPLTLSIVDPYAAHREEKTVPPFNMPTDITPLPKEQRPADGVFFYMPHSHPQLKLAIDSLKQSGLQVLAYISGINAEAARSNSTARFRISPTPLPFNEVMPKARLLVHHGGLSTAVAGTMAGTPQAIMPWNLEHLVTAKRIETLGATRVLNNPAKELPGKALTQFFVQAARDDALLEKAIGAARSVELGSPDAGLQTIVSACFELAGKNGK from the coding sequence ATGCGTATTTTATTCGGATGGGAATTCGGGGCCGGACTAGGCCACATCAACAGGATCAAGCCGATCGCCCGTGCGCTCCGGGAACGGGGCGCGGAGATCTTCCTCGCCCTGCAGGAAACGGAACGCGCGGACGCCTTCTGGGACCCGGGGACGGGAAAACTCCCGGACGGCTATCACCTGCTGCCGATCCCGCGCTGGAACATGCCGTCCGATCCAAAAGCACGGACTGTGCCGACCCATTCCTTCGCCGATGTGCTGAACCTTATCGGCTACGGCAACGAAGGAGGCTTCGCAGCCCGGCTCGAAGCCTGGAGCGGGCTATTCGACGCTGTGCGCCCGGATCTGGTGATCGGCGATTTCAGTCCGACCATGAACATCGCGGCGCGCGGCCGGATCCCGTCCCTGACCATCGGGAACGGCTACACCATGCCGCCCGGCGGCCGACCAATGCCGCCGATCCGGCCGTGGCAGGACGCGCTGGAAGATTTCTCAAAAAAGCATGAGGCGAAACTGCTCGCCATCATCAACAAGGTTCTCCGGTTGCGCGGCGAAGGACAGCTCCCCTATCTGAGCGATGCCTTTCACGGTGATCGGTCCTTTCCGCTCACCCTTTCCATCGTCGACCCCTACGCAGCCCACCGCGAGGAAAAGACCGTACCGCCCTTCAACATGCCGACGGATATCACGCCGCTGCCGAAAGAACAGCGACCGGCCGACGGCGTGTTTTTCTACATGCCGCATTCCCATCCGCAGCTGAAACTGGCGATCGATTCCCTGAAACAAAGCGGCCTCCAGGTTCTGGCCTATATCAGCGGCATCAACGCCGAGGCAGCACGCTCGAACTCCACGGCCCGGTTCCGGATCAGCCCGACGCCCCTGCCCTTCAACGAGGTCATGCCTAAGGCGCGGCTTCTGGTGCACCATGGCGGCCTCTCGACAGCGGTTGCCGGCACCATGGCCGGGACCCCGCAAGCGATCATGCCCTGGAACCTGGAACACCTCGTGACCGCCAAGCGGATTGAAACGCTCGGTGCGACACGTGTGCTGAACAATCCGGCAAAAGAACTTCCTGGCAAGGCGCTGACACAATTTTTTGTCCAAGCGGCCCGCGACGATGCCCTTCTCGAAAAAGCTATCGGTGCAGCCAGATCGGTCGAACTGGGGAGCCCGGATGCCGGGCTCCAGACCATCGTCTCCGCCTGTTTCGAACTGGCGGGGAAAAACGGTAAATAA
- the bfr gene encoding bacterioferritin translates to MKGDSKVLEFLNNGLKGELTAISQYFLHAKMLQDWGFSKLGKHEYDESIDEMKHAEKLMARILFLEGVPNLQYLDKLLIGEDVKEIFEGDMKLELDGIANYKAGIKHCESVGDYVTRDLFAEILEDEEGHVDYIETQLGMIEKLGMPNYLLLQSEANEMD, encoded by the coding sequence ATGAAGGGCGATAGCAAGGTTCTCGAGTTTTTGAACAATGGACTGAAGGGCGAATTGACCGCCATCAGCCAGTATTTTCTACACGCCAAGATGTTGCAGGACTGGGGTTTTTCGAAGCTCGGTAAGCACGAGTACGACGAGTCCATCGACGAGATGAAGCATGCAGAAAAGCTGATGGCCCGCATCCTTTTCCTCGAAGGTGTTCCGAACCTGCAGTATCTCGACAAGCTGCTGATCGGCGAGGACGTCAAGGAGATCTTCGAAGGCGACATGAAGCTCGAGCTGGACGGCATTGCCAATTACAAGGCGGGCATCAAGCATTGCGAGTCGGTCGGTGATTATGTGACCCGCGATCTCTTTGCCGAGATCCTCGAGGACGAAGAAGGTCACGTCGATTACATCGAGACGCAGCTCGGCATGATCGAGAAGTTGGGCATGCCCAACTATCTGCTGCTGCAGTCCGAAGCGAACGAGATGGACTGA
- a CDS encoding bacterioferritin-associated ferredoxin: MRMTLNCGYRAMYVCLCNGFTNRCVDKAIEAGARTVGQVYQNVGCRPQCGTCMNTIREQLAARTSEIEMSSTDVA, encoded by the coding sequence ATGCGAATGACTCTCAATTGCGGGTATCGCGCGATGTATGTGTGTCTGTGCAATGGATTTACCAATCGCTGCGTCGACAAGGCTATCGAGGCTGGTGCGAGAACGGTTGGTCAGGTGTACCAGAATGTCGGCTGCCGTCCGCAGTGCGGCACTTGCATGAACACCATTCGCGAGCAGCTCGCGGCGCGGACCAGTGAGATTGAAATGTCTTCCACAGACGTCGCGTAG
- a CDS encoding cobyric acid synthase produces MTAKALMFQGTGSDVGKSVLVAGLCRLAARNGLRVRPFKPQNMSNNAAVTVDGGEIGRAQALQARACGLEPHTDMNPVLLKPETDLGSQVVVQGKARGHAKARAYQAMKPDLLGAVCESFARLKEEADLILVEGAGSPAEVNLRAGDIANMGFAEVAGCPVVLIGDIDRGGVIASLVGTHAVIPEADRRRIAAYLINKFRGDASLFDEGLRIVTERTGWSSLGVVPYFPEARKLPAEDAVALETAIRETAGPVKIAVPRLSRIANFDDLDPLRLEPDITVDIVEPGRALPGDAALILIPGSKSTIGDLADLRAQGWDVDIAAHVRRGGRVLGICGGYQMLGHKVHDPDGLEGPAGSADGLGLLDVETVLSPEKALKRVTGTSATGEPISGYEIHIGRTDGPDRSRPFATIDDGDGAHQDGAVSASGQIAGSYLHGMFSDDGFRRSFLANLGATRFSDMSFTAEIDGVLDRLADHLETYLDTETLFGLAR; encoded by the coding sequence ATGACGGCAAAAGCGCTGATGTTTCAGGGAACTGGCTCGGATGTCGGGAAATCCGTTCTGGTTGCCGGCCTGTGCCGTCTGGCAGCCCGGAACGGCCTCAGGGTCCGTCCGTTCAAACCCCAGAACATGTCCAACAATGCCGCCGTCACCGTCGATGGCGGCGAGATCGGCCGGGCGCAGGCATTGCAGGCCCGCGCCTGCGGTCTTGAGCCACACACGGACATGAACCCGGTGCTGCTGAAACCCGAAACCGACCTCGGATCCCAGGTGGTCGTGCAGGGCAAGGCGCGCGGCCATGCTAAAGCCCGCGCCTATCAAGCCATGAAACCGGATCTTCTGGGAGCGGTCTGCGAAAGCTTCGCGCGCCTGAAGGAAGAGGCTGACCTCATCCTCGTCGAAGGCGCCGGCAGTCCGGCGGAAGTCAACCTGCGGGCCGGTGATATCGCCAATATGGGCTTTGCCGAAGTCGCGGGATGCCCCGTGGTTCTGATCGGCGATATCGACCGTGGCGGCGTCATCGCCTCCCTCGTCGGAACCCACGCCGTAATCCCCGAGGCAGACCGCCGGCGTATCGCCGCCTACCTGATCAACAAGTTTCGCGGCGACGCCTCGCTGTTCGACGAAGGGTTGCGCATCGTCACGGAGCGAACCGGCTGGTCGTCGCTCGGCGTGGTGCCGTATTTTCCCGAGGCCCGGAAACTCCCTGCGGAAGACGCCGTCGCCCTTGAAACCGCGATCAGGGAGACTGCGGGGCCAGTCAAGATCGCCGTTCCCCGGCTTTCCCGCATCGCCAATTTCGACGATCTGGACCCGCTGCGGCTGGAGCCGGACATCACGGTTGATATCGTGGAGCCCGGACGCGCTTTGCCTGGCGATGCCGCGCTGATCCTGATCCCCGGCTCGAAATCGACCATCGGCGACCTTGCCGACCTGCGCGCCCAAGGTTGGGACGTGGATATCGCCGCCCATGTCCGGCGCGGCGGCCGGGTGCTCGGGATCTGCGGCGGATATCAGATGCTCGGCCACAAGGTGCATGACCCGGACGGACTGGAAGGCCCTGCCGGATCGGCTGACGGCCTCGGACTGCTGGACGTGGAGACCGTGCTCTCCCCTGAAAAAGCCCTGAAACGCGTCACCGGCACCTCCGCCACGGGCGAGCCAATTTCCGGATACGAGATCCATATCGGCCGGACTGACGGCCCAGACAGATCCCGGCCCTTCGCCACCATCGACGATGGAGATGGCGCGCATCAGGACGGTGCCGTCTCCGCGTCGGGACAAATCGCCGGCAGCTATCTGCATGGCATGTTCTCGGACGACGGCTTCCGCCGAAGCTTTCTTGCCAATCTCGGCGCCACCCGCTTTTCAGACATGAGTTTCACCGCCGAGATCGACGGCGTTCTGGACCGGCTGGCCGATCATCTGGAAACCTATCTGGACACTGAAACTCTGTTCGGTCTTGCCCGCTGA
- a CDS encoding peptidylprolyl isomerase, whose product MAHRLCALLVLLTAVLLTGPARAADLENTLYLDLDYGRVEIELLPDIAPKHVARVKELAREGFYDGIIFHRVIDGFMAQTGDPTGTGMGGSGQKLKAEFSNAPFVRGTVGAARSSNPNSADSQWFICFTDCQFLNGKYTVWGVVSKGMEFVDMIKRGEPPRTPDHIVKLQVAADAQ is encoded by the coding sequence ATGGCCCATCGCCTTTGCGCCCTGTTGGTGCTGCTGACGGCAGTCCTGTTGACTGGCCCGGCGCGCGCCGCGGATCTTGAAAACACGCTCTATCTCGACCTCGATTACGGACGGGTCGAAATCGAGTTGCTCCCCGACATTGCGCCGAAGCATGTGGCGCGGGTCAAGGAACTGGCTCGCGAGGGCTTTTATGACGGCATCATCTTTCATCGGGTGATCGATGGCTTCATGGCACAGACCGGCGACCCGACCGGCACCGGCATGGGCGGGTCCGGACAGAAGCTGAAGGCAGAATTCAGCAATGCGCCTTTCGTGCGCGGCACCGTCGGCGCGGCACGGTCGAGTAATCCGAACAGCGCGGACAGCCAGTGGTTCATCTGCTTTACCGACTGCCAGTTCCTGAACGGCAAATACACCGTTTGGGGCGTGGTCTCGAAAGGCATGGAATTCGTCGACATGATCAAGCGCGGCGAGCCGCCACGCACACCGGATCATATTGTGAAACTGCAGGTGGCCGCGGACGCTCAGTAA
- a CDS encoding peptidylprolyl isomerase codes for MSDQENTLFIDLDHGRVVIELKPDLAPKHVARVKELAREGFYDGIVFHRVIDGFMAQTGDPTGTGMSGSGQKLDAEFSDAPFQRGTVGAARSQSPNSADSQFFICFKDARFLDGQYTVWGEVTEGMEFVDMIKKGEPPVDPDKMIKVQVAADAE; via the coding sequence TTGAGCGATCAGGAAAACACCCTCTTCATCGATCTCGACCACGGCCGCGTGGTCATCGAACTCAAGCCCGACCTCGCCCCGAAGCATGTGGCACGGGTCAAGGAACTGGCCCGCGAGGGCTTTTATGACGGCATCGTCTTTCACCGGGTGATCGACGGCTTCATGGCCCAGACCGGCGACCCGACCGGCACCGGCATGAGCGGATCCGGCCAGAAGCTGGACGCCGAATTCTCCGACGCGCCGTTCCAGCGCGGTACCGTCGGCGCCGCACGCTCCCAGAGCCCGAACAGCGCCGACAGCCAGTTCTTCATCTGCTTCAAGGACGCCCGTTTCCTCGACGGTCAGTACACCGTCTGGGGCGAAGTCACCGAAGGCATGGAATTCGTCGACATGATCAAGAAGGGCGAGCCGCCGGTCGACCCTGACAAGATGATCAAGGTCCAGGTCGCGGCCGACGCCGAATAA
- a CDS encoding DUF1491 family protein, with product MSGPRLKSKMLVQAGLRQCMVLGLMATVVRSGDDDAGTVYLKINRLGPGFTILALARELDGSLKWRSRTGEEPVPEADADAILEKERRIDPDIWVLEIEDREGRNPLEDAMFF from the coding sequence ATGAGTGGACCGCGTCTCAAGTCGAAAATGCTGGTTCAGGCCGGATTGCGCCAGTGCATGGTGCTTGGCCTGATGGCGACCGTGGTGCGCTCGGGGGATGACGATGCGGGTACGGTGTATCTCAAGATCAACCGGCTTGGCCCCGGCTTCACCATTCTGGCGCTGGCCCGCGAGCTGGACGGCAGCCTGAAATGGCGGTCGCGGACAGGTGAGGAGCCCGTGCCCGAAGCCGATGCGGATGCGATTCTGGAGAAGGAGCGCCGGATCGATCCGGACATCTGGGTTCTGGAAATCGAGGATCGCGAAGGCCGCAATCCGCTTGAAGACGCGATGTTTTTTTAA
- a CDS encoding BMP family ABC transporter substrate-binding protein, whose protein sequence is MKQWVFAAIAAIGIGAAADAAEFKPAVVFDMGGKFDKSFNEGVYEGAERFAKESGVKYLEFEVTNETQREQAIRRMARKGANPILGVGFAQGPAIEKIAKEYPDTSFAIIDSVVDVPNVQSIVFNEHEGSFLVGVLAAKASKTGKLGFVGGMDIPLIRRFACGYVGGAQWANKDIEVLQNMTGSTPAAWNDPTKGAELARSQFDRGADVVFAAAGSTGLGVLQAAEDAGKKAIGVDSNQNYLHPGTMLTSMLKRVDIAAYNVFKSAKAGELKPGINVLGLGENGVGWALDEHNKAMITDEMKAAVAKAEAGIKSGEIKVHDYMADNTCPY, encoded by the coding sequence ATGAAACAGTGGGTATTCGCGGCGATCGCCGCAATCGGTATCGGCGCCGCTGCCGATGCTGCCGAATTCAAGCCGGCCGTCGTGTTCGACATGGGCGGTAAATTCGACAAGAGCTTCAATGAAGGCGTCTACGAAGGTGCCGAGCGTTTCGCCAAGGAATCCGGGGTCAAGTATCTCGAGTTCGAGGTGACCAACGAGACCCAGCGCGAGCAGGCGATCCGCCGCATGGCACGCAAGGGCGCCAATCCGATCCTCGGTGTCGGCTTCGCCCAGGGCCCGGCCATCGAGAAGATCGCCAAGGAATACCCGGACACCAGCTTCGCCATCATCGACAGCGTCGTCGACGTGCCGAACGTGCAGTCCATCGTGTTCAACGAGCATGAAGGCTCGTTCCTGGTCGGCGTGCTGGCGGCGAAAGCCTCCAAGACCGGCAAGCTCGGCTTCGTTGGCGGCATGGATATTCCGCTGATCCGCCGCTTCGCCTGCGGCTATGTCGGGGGCGCCCAGTGGGCGAACAAGGATATCGAGGTTCTGCAGAACATGACCGGCAGCACCCCCGCCGCATGGAACGACCCGACCAAGGGCGCTGAGCTTGCCCGCAGCCAGTTCGACCGCGGCGCGGACGTTGTTTTCGCGGCAGCCGGCTCCACCGGCCTCGGCGTGCTGCAGGCCGCAGAAGATGCGGGCAAAAAAGCCATCGGCGTCGACAGCAATCAGAACTATCTGCATCCGGGCACCATGCTGACCTCCATGCTGAAGCGCGTGGACATCGCCGCCTACAATGTCTTCAAGAGCGCCAAGGCGGGCGAGTTGAAGCCGGGCATCAATGTTCTCGGCCTCGGCGAGAACGGTGTCGGTTGGGCGCTGGATGAGCACAACAAAGCCATGATCACCGACGAGATGAAGGCTGCGGTCGCGAAGGCCGAAGCGGGCATCAAGTCCGGCGAGATCAAGGTGCATGACTACATGGCCGACAATACCTGTCCGTACTAA
- a CDS encoding ABC transporter ATP-binding protein, whose protein sequence is MTSDHQQSITGVEGAGGGKPPAIELKDISKSFGPVQANRNVTLRVMPGTIHGIVGENGAGKSTLMSILYGFYQADAGEILVDDAPVTIQSSRAAIDLGIGMVHQHFMLVDTMSVLDNVMLGSEGGALLDKGERAARAELARLSEDYGLTVDPDALVGDLSVGQQQRVEILKALVRGARILVLDEPTGVLTPQEADRLFEILDALRERGVTIILITHKLREILAATDSVSVMRLGEMVAHRTTSKTSAEELAELMVGRKVLLRVDKAAPKVGETILEVDGLSVVDAQGVDRVKAASFAVRAGEIVGIAGVAGNGQSELLQALAGIRPLSGGSFSVNGTRTVSTATPYNPHEARDLGIAHVPEDRHHMGLVTAFPAHENHILGHHDWEQFNNGLLLDREAAIADCTAEMDRYDVRPPNPHLAAAMFSGGNQQKLVLARELETEPKLLLVGQPTRGVDIGAIEFIHNTLVAMRDRGAAVLLVSVELDEIMSLSDRILVMSDGRIVGEMNAAQADPQRIGLMMANISEDDAPQGSPEGDKAA, encoded by the coding sequence ATGACCTCCGATCATCAACAGTCCATAACGGGTGTCGAGGGGGCGGGCGGCGGCAAGCCGCCCGCCATCGAGTTGAAGGACATCAGCAAGAGTTTTGGGCCGGTTCAGGCGAACCGGAACGTCACCCTGCGCGTGATGCCCGGCACCATTCACGGCATCGTCGGCGAAAACGGCGCGGGGAAATCGACCCTGATGTCGATCCTCTACGGCTTCTATCAGGCCGATGCAGGTGAGATTCTGGTCGACGACGCGCCGGTCACCATCCAGTCCAGCCGAGCCGCCATCGATCTCGGTATCGGCATGGTGCATCAGCATTTCATGCTGGTCGACACCATGAGCGTGCTCGACAATGTCATGCTCGGCTCCGAAGGCGGGGCACTGCTCGACAAGGGTGAGCGAGCGGCACGGGCCGAACTGGCGCGACTGTCAGAGGATTACGGGCTCACAGTCGATCCGGACGCGCTTGTCGGCGATCTTTCCGTCGGCCAGCAGCAGCGGGTCGAAATCCTGAAAGCGCTGGTGCGCGGCGCCCGTATCCTGGTGCTGGACGAGCCGACTGGCGTGCTGACACCACAGGAAGCGGACCGGCTGTTCGAAATCCTGGACGCCCTCCGGGAACGCGGCGTCACCATTATCCTGATCACCCACAAGCTGCGCGAGATCCTGGCCGCCACCGACAGTGTTTCGGTGATGCGTCTCGGCGAAATGGTCGCGCACCGGACGACATCGAAAACCAGCGCCGAGGAACTCGCCGAGCTGATGGTCGGTCGCAAGGTCCTGCTGCGTGTGGACAAGGCGGCGCCGAAGGTCGGCGAGACAATCCTGGAGGTCGATGGCCTCAGCGTCGTGGATGCACAGGGCGTGGACCGCGTCAAAGCTGCCAGCTTCGCCGTGCGCGCGGGCGAGATCGTCGGCATTGCCGGGGTCGCCGGCAACGGTCAGAGCGAGCTGCTCCAGGCACTTGCCGGCATCCGTCCGCTCTCCGGCGGCTCCTTCTCGGTCAACGGCACCCGCACCGTCTCCACCGCGACACCATACAATCCGCATGAAGCGCGCGATCTCGGCATCGCCCATGTTCCGGAAGACCGGCACCATATGGGACTGGTCACAGCCTTCCCCGCGCACGAAAACCACATCCTCGGGCACCATGACTGGGAGCAGTTCAACAACGGATTGCTGCTGGACAGGGAAGCCGCCATCGCCGATTGCACGGCGGAGATGGACCGCTACGACGTACGCCCACCGAACCCGCATCTGGCCGCCGCCATGTTCTCCGGCGGCAACCAGCAAAAGCTCGTGCTTGCCAGGGAACTGGAAACCGAGCCGAAGCTGCTGCTGGTTGGCCAGCCGACTCGCGGCGTCGATATCGGTGCCATCGAGTTCATCCACAACACCCTTGTCGCCATGCGCGACCGGGGCGCGGCAGTGCTGCTGGTCTCCGTTGAGCTGGACGAAATCATGTCCCTGTCCGACCGCATTCTGGTCATGTCAGACGGCCGCATCGTCGGCGAGATGAATGCGGCACAGGCGGACCCGCAACGCATCGGCCTGATGATGGCGAATATTTCAGAAGACGACGCCCCTCAGGGCAGTCCCGAGGGTGACAAAGCCGCATGA
- a CDS encoding ABC transporter permease — protein sequence MSQPIKLPKWVDVGVIPALNILAALAVSALVILALGENPIEALDVMLYGAFGYDEAIGYTLYYTTNFIFTGLAVAVAFHAGLFNIGGEGQAYIGGLGVGLVILALDGLLPWYAILPLAMIGAALFGGIWAAVPGWLQAYRGSHIVITTIMFNFIASALMVYLLVNVMIKPGQMSPESREFAESAWLPMAHEVFAVIGIDVSRSPLNLSFLLALIASVLVAIFIWRTRWGYAIRTVGRNETAAIYAGIDPKKTIFWTMALSGTLAGMVGINEIMGVQHKLLLNFTAGYGFTGIAVALMGRNHPIGIVLASLLFGTLYQGGAELDFEFEQITRDMVIVIQGFIILFSGALAYMFNPLVARLIGRLMPVRG from the coding sequence ATGAGTCAGCCGATCAAGCTCCCGAAATGGGTCGATGTCGGGGTCATCCCGGCACTGAACATCCTGGCCGCGCTCGCAGTCTCTGCCCTTGTCATCCTGGCACTCGGCGAAAACCCGATCGAGGCCCTGGACGTGATGCTGTACGGCGCTTTCGGGTACGACGAGGCGATTGGCTATACGCTCTATTACACGACCAATTTCATCTTCACCGGCCTCGCCGTCGCAGTCGCCTTCCATGCCGGCCTGTTCAATATCGGCGGCGAGGGGCAGGCGTATATCGGCGGGCTGGGGGTCGGGCTTGTCATCCTGGCGCTCGACGGCCTGCTGCCCTGGTACGCGATCCTGCCGCTGGCCATGATCGGGGCGGCGCTTTTCGGCGGGATCTGGGCGGCGGTGCCCGGCTGGCTGCAAGCCTACCGCGGCAGCCACATCGTCATCACCACCATCATGTTCAACTTCATCGCCTCGGCGCTGATGGTCTATCTGCTGGTCAATGTGATGATCAAGCCGGGGCAGATGTCGCCTGAAAGCCGGGAATTTGCCGAGAGCGCCTGGCTGCCGATGGCGCACGAGGTGTTCGCCGTCATCGGGATTGACGTCTCCCGCTCGCCACTGAACCTGTCCTTCCTCCTCGCCCTGATCGCCTCGGTTCTTGTCGCCATCTTCATCTGGCGCACCCGTTGGGGCTATGCCATCCGCACGGTCGGCCGGAACGAGACAGCGGCGATATATGCCGGGATCGACCCGAAGAAGACGATCTTCTGGACCATGGCACTGTCCGGAACGCTGGCCGGCATGGTCGGTATCAACGAGATCATGGGCGTGCAACACAAACTGCTGCTGAACTTCACCGCCGGATACGGCTTCACCGGCATCGCCGTCGCCCTGATGGGCCGCAATCACCCGATCGGCATCGTGCTGGCCAGCCTGTTGTTCGGCACCCTCTATCAGGGCGGTGCGGAGCTCGATTTCGAGTTCGAGCAGATCACCCGCGACATGGTGATTGTCATTCAGGGCTTCATCATCCTGTTCTCCGGCGCCCTTGCCTACATGTTCAATCCACTGGTGGCACGGCTGATCGGCCGGCTGATGCCGGTGCGGGGCTAG
- a CDS encoding ABC transporter permease codes for MADTYLLILLTLDATLRVATPLILAAMAGLFAERSGVIDIGLEGKMLAAAFAAAATAAATGSAWAGLGAGISVSVGLALLHGFACITHRGDQVISGVAINVVAAGLTIVLGIAWFHQGGRTPTLDASARFTEHALPFADAMRAVPAIGPLYAEVISGHNFLVYLALAIVPLTWWVVYRTRFGLRLRAVGENPAAVDTAGISVTGLRYSAMAIAGILCGIAGTYLSTAHSAAFVRDMTAGKGYMALAAMIFGKWKPVPTLFACLLFGFLDAMAVRLQGVELPVIGIFPVQLLQALPYILTVVLLAGFIGKAIAPKASGTPYVKERT; via the coding sequence ATGGCAGACACCTATCTCCTGATCCTGCTCACCCTTGACGCCACGCTGCGCGTTGCCACGCCGCTGATCCTGGCGGCCATGGCCGGGCTGTTCGCCGAACGCTCCGGCGTGATCGATATCGGGCTTGAGGGCAAGATGCTGGCAGCCGCCTTTGCCGCCGCGGCGACCGCCGCCGCCACCGGCTCGGCCTGGGCCGGGCTCGGCGCCGGGATTTCGGTCTCCGTCGGGCTGGCGCTGTTGCACGGCTTCGCCTGCATCACCCACAGGGGCGATCAGGTGATCAGCGGCGTCGCCATCAATGTTGTCGCCGCCGGGCTGACGATCGTGCTCGGCATTGCCTGGTTCCATCAGGGTGGCCGCACGCCGACCCTCGATGCCTCCGCTCGATTCACCGAGCATGCCCTGCCCTTCGCGGATGCGATGCGCGCCGTTCCGGCAATCGGACCGCTCTATGCGGAAGTGATCAGCGGGCATAATTTCCTCGTCTATCTCGCCCTCGCCATCGTTCCACTGACCTGGTGGGTGGTTTACCGGACCCGGTTCGGCTTGCGGCTGCGGGCGGTCGGCGAGAATCCGGCAGCGGTCGATACCGCCGGGATCAGTGTCACCGGTCTGCGCTACAGCGCGATGGCGATCGCCGGTATTCTCTGCGGCATCGCCGGGACCTATCTCTCCACCGCCCATTCTGCCGCCTTCGTACGCGACATGACGGCCGGCAAGGGCTACATGGCGCTGGCGGCAATGATCTTTGGCAAATGGAAGCCTGTGCCGACCCTGTTCGCCTGCCTGCTATTCGGCTTTCTCGACGCCATGGCCGTCCGGCTGCAAGGTGTCGAGTTGCCGGTGATCGGCATCTTCCCGGTTCAGCTTCTACAGGCGCTGCCTTACATCCTGACCGTGGTCCTGCTGGCCGGCTTCATCGGCAAGGCCATCGCCCCGAAAGCCAGCGGCACCCCTTATGTGAAGGAGCGGACGTGA
- a CDS encoding purine-nucleoside phosphorylase yields the protein MTPYGTAAKAIRTALPRRSARIALILGSGLGPVADAVENPASISFDDIPGFPRPAVEGHHGRLIHGTLSGRDIFVLQGRAHAYEGHALSDVVLPVCALALLGVETLVLTNAAGSLREDMAPGSLMMLTDHINWSGANPLIGPNDAALGPRFFDMTQAYDIGLRDSLRRSAEAEGVALHEGTYLWALGPNFETPAEIRAFRILGADAVGMSTVPEVLAARHAGLRVAAISGITNFGAGMVANEILDHEHTLTQGATIAESMTRLLLEFLKDPIHD from the coding sequence GTGACCCCTTACGGAACAGCGGCAAAAGCCATCCGCACGGCCTTGCCTAGACGAAGCGCGCGAATCGCACTGATCTTGGGCAGCGGGCTCGGACCCGTTGCAGATGCGGTGGAGAATCCAGCCTCGATCTCTTTCGACGACATACCGGGCTTTCCAAGACCTGCCGTCGAAGGCCATCACGGGCGTCTGATTCATGGCACGCTCTCGGGCCGCGATATCTTCGTTCTGCAGGGTCGAGCCCATGCCTATGAAGGCCATGCGCTGTCCGACGTTGTTCTGCCTGTATGCGCACTGGCACTGCTCGGCGTTGAGACGCTGGTGCTGACGAACGCCGCCGGTAGTCTTCGGGAAGACATGGCACCCGGCAGCCTGATGATGCTGACGGATCATATCAACTGGTCCGGCGCCAATCCGCTGATCGGTCCGAACGATGCGGCTCTCGGCCCACGTTTCTTCGACATGACCCAGGCCTACGATATCGGCCTGCGGGACTCTCTCCGGCGCAGCGCGGAGGCGGAGGGTGTGGCCCTGCATGAAGGCACCTATCTCTGGGCGCTCGGACCGAATTTCGAAACCCCGGCGGAAATCCGGGCTTTCCGTATCCTCGGCGCCGACGCTGTCGGTATGTCGACGGTGCCGGAAGTGCTGGCCGCCCGGCATGCCGGCCTCAGGGTCGCCGCAATTTCTGGTATAACCAATTTCGGCGCGGGCATGGTGGCGAACGAAATTCTCGACCACGAACACACGCTGACGCAGGGCGCGACGATCGCGGAATCGATGACCCGCCTGCTGCTGGAATTTCTGAAGGACCCAATTCATGACTGA